A single window of Aphidius gifuensis isolate YNYX2018 linkage group LG1, ASM1490517v1, whole genome shotgun sequence DNA harbors:
- the LOC122860163 gene encoding endonuclease G, mitochondrial, translating to MFNVWLVVVVVVVFDNSYLVNMKSVRSFAIKLSVLAGTGLSSWYAGYYYDKYQQLNNDNNYNKNVNIKQMPALPIFGTVSAASPIVPSNNTNDMTSKLSSSRISQIMKHGFPGFDTIRSFDDFVLSYDKRNRVAHWVFEHLTRERVYPKNDVDRSNCEFKTDESIHPFFRSTNSDYKGSGYDRGHLAAAGNHKYSQKDMEQTFMLTNMAPQVGKGFNRNSWNSLEKYVRKLTKIYTDVYVCTGPLYLPKKESDGKKYVKYEVIGTNHVAVPTHFYKIIVGEKSDSSFEMEAYVMPNAPIDDKTPLSNFQVPPESIERAAGLLFFDKLSREKLQKINGKKLN from the exons ATGTTTAATGTTtggcttgttgttgttgttgttgttgtttttgataattcataCCTAGTAAATATGAAAAGTGTAAGATCATttgcaataaaattatcagtaCTAGCTGGTACTGGTTTAAGTAGTTGGTATGCtggttattattatgataaatatcaacaattgaataacgataataattataataaaaatgtcaatattAAACAAATGCCAGCATTGCCAATTTTTGGTACTGTTTCTGCAGCATCACCAATTGTTCcatcaaataatacaaatgacatgacatcaaaattatcatcatcacgtATATCACAA atAATGAAACATGGTTTTCCTGGATTTGATACAATTAGatcatttgatgattttgtaCTTTCATATGACAAAAGAAATAGAGTTGCACATTGGGTATTTGAGCATTTAACACGTGAACGAGTTTATCCAAAAAATGATGTTGACAGATCaaattgtgaatttaaaactGATGAAAGTATTCATCCATTTTTTAGATCAACAAATAGTGATTATAAAGGTAGTGGATATGATCGTGGACATTTGGCTGCTGCTGGTAATCATAAATATTCACAAAAAGATATGGAACAAACTTTTATGCTGACAAATATGGCACCACAAGTTGGTAAAGGTTTCAATAGAAACAGTTGGAAtagtttagaaaaatatgttagaaaattaactaaaatttatactgATGTTTATGTTTGTACTGGCCCATTGTATTTGCCAAA aaaagaaagtgatggaaaaaaatatgtcaagtATGAAGTAATTGGTACAAATCATGTTGCAGTACCAACAcatttctataaaataattgttggtGAAAAAAGTGATTCATCATTTGAAATGGAAGCTTATGTTATGCCAAATGCACCAATTGATGACAAAACACCTTTATCAAATTTCCag GTACCACCTGAGAGTATTGAACGAGCAGCAGGTTTATTATTCTTCGACAAATTATCTCGTGAAAaactacaaaaaattaatggcaaaaagttaaattaa
- the LOC122860165 gene encoding ubiquitin recognition factor in ER-associated degradation protein 1: MFSFNVFPDIPRPFNTQYKCFSVSMLPGNERQDVERGGKIIMPPSALEQLTRLNIVYPMLFKLTNKKTNRVTHCGVLEFVADEGKVYLPYWMMHNLLLEESEIINIESVSLPVATFSRFQPQSEDFLDITNPKAVLENGLRSFACLTTGDIVAIQYNQRIYEMCVLETKPGTAVSIIECDMNVEFAAPVGYKEPERPVKKNEETLDPVDMMPDPVGFIAFKGQGNRLDGKKRKDSASIDTPITKPVYIRGIPDYDYKIGTIKFLRNIKPVNSKEDTTIDEFTPFTGEGFSLRQLRK, translated from the exons atg ttcAGCTTCAACGTGTTCCCAGACATTCCCAGGCCATTCAATACTCAATACAAATGTTTTTCAGTATCAATGTTGCCAGGAAATGAGAGGCAAGATGTTGAACGTGGTGGAAAAa ttaTAATGCCACCATCAGCTCTTGAACAACTAACaagattaaatattgtttatccaatgttatttaaattaacaaataaaaaaacaaatcgtgTTACACATTGTGGTGTATTGGAATTTGTTGCTGATGAAGGAAAAGTATATTTGCCATATTGg aTGATGCATAATTTACTTCTTGAAgaaagtgaaataataaatattgaaagtgTATCATTACCAGTTGCAACATTTTCAAGATTTCAGCCACAATCTGAGGATTTTCTTGATATAACAAATCCAAAAGCTGTATTAGAAAATGGTTTACGTAGTTTTGCATGTTTAACAACTGGTGATATTGTTGCAATACAATATAATCAACGTATTTATGAAATGTGTGTACTTGAAACAAAACCAGGTACAGCTGTTAGTATTATTGAATGTGATATGAATGTTGAATTTGCTGCACCAGTTGGTTATAAAGAACCAGAAAgaccagttaaaaaaaatgaagaaacaTTGGATCCAGTTGATATGATGCCTGATCCAGTTGGTTTTATTGCATTTAAAGGACAAGGTAATCGTCTTGAtggtaaaaaaagaaaagattcAGCATCAATTGATACACCAATAACAAAACCAGTTTATATTAGAGGTATACCAGattatgattataaaattggTACTATTAAATTTCTTCGTAATATTAAACCAGTTAATTCAAAAGAG gacaCAACTATTGACGAATTTACGCCTTTTACTGGTGAAGGTTTTTCCCTTCGtcaattaagaaaataa
- the LOC122860170 gene encoding sarcoplasmic calcium-binding protein isoform X1, translating to MATSALLRTGLRSVISMGANLEKKIVPVVNNSSIFYGNDSLRMQRKYQFAQMTRAMSSKRNVHRQSVSASVEEDSDSDSDSDSDSDRGSSEFWRRKMRTLHSHLDVNKDGVISYDDFMLLGERFADLGHLTPEGKKEFQKVLTDMWEEQWGEISPYNLVGIEQYLEEMHHVVNDSSLKRKCHLFLPYLFKAVDKDSDGEISVEEFKLFFKCLDIDNDHAVVSFTFIDTNEDGKITIDEFITLGRDFFVSEDHTKPSKHFWGPLID from the exons aTGGCAACATCAGCGTTATTAAGAACAGGTCTTAGATCAGTGATTTCAATGGGTgcaaatttagaaaaaaaaattgtacctgttgttaataattcttcaattttttatggTAATGACAGCTTGAGAATGCAGCGAAAATatcag tttgcACAGATGACGAGAGCCATGTCGAGCAAACGAAATGTTCATCGTCAATCCGTATCAGCGTCTGTTGAAGAAGACAGTGATAGTGACAGTGATTCTGATTCTGATTCAGACAGa GGATCATCTGAATTTTGGCGAAGAAAAATGCGCACATTACATAGTCACTTGGATGTAAATAAAGATGGTGTTATAAGTTATGATGATTTTATGTTACTTGGTGAGCGTTTTGCTGATTTAGGTCATTTAACACCCGAgggaaaaaaagaatttcaaaaagttttaact GATATGTGGGAAGAACAATGGGGTGAAATAAGTCCATATAATCTTGTTGGAATTGAACAATATCTTGAAGAGATGCATCATGTTGTCAAtgattcatcattaaaaagaAAGTGTCATCTTTTTCTTCCTTATTTATTCaag GCTGTTGACAAAGATTCAGATGGTGAAATATCTGTtgaagaatttaaattattttttaaatgtcttgACATTGACAATGATCATGCTGTTGTATCATTTACATTTATCGATACAAATGAGGAtggaaaaataacaattgatgaatttataacaCTTGGAAGAGATTTTTTTGTCAGTGAGGATCATACAAAACCCAGCAAACATTTCTGGGGACCATTGatagattaa
- the LOC122860170 gene encoding sarcoplasmic calcium-binding protein isoform X2, whose translation MTRAMSSKRNVHRQSVSASVEEDSDSDSDSDSDSDRGSSEFWRRKMRTLHSHLDVNKDGVISYDDFMLLGERFADLGHLTPEGKKEFQKVLTDMWEEQWGEISPYNLVGIEQYLEEMHHVVNDSSLKRKCHLFLPYLFKAVDKDSDGEISVEEFKLFFKCLDIDNDHAVVSFTFIDTNEDGKITIDEFITLGRDFFVSEDHTKPSKHFWGPLID comes from the exons ATGACGAGAGCCATGTCGAGCAAACGAAATGTTCATCGTCAATCCGTATCAGCGTCTGTTGAAGAAGACAGTGATAGTGACAGTGATTCTGATTCTGATTCAGACAGa GGATCATCTGAATTTTGGCGAAGAAAAATGCGCACATTACATAGTCACTTGGATGTAAATAAAGATGGTGTTATAAGTTATGATGATTTTATGTTACTTGGTGAGCGTTTTGCTGATTTAGGTCATTTAACACCCGAgggaaaaaaagaatttcaaaaagttttaact GATATGTGGGAAGAACAATGGGGTGAAATAAGTCCATATAATCTTGTTGGAATTGAACAATATCTTGAAGAGATGCATCATGTTGTCAAtgattcatcattaaaaagaAAGTGTCATCTTTTTCTTCCTTATTTATTCaag GCTGTTGACAAAGATTCAGATGGTGAAATATCTGTtgaagaatttaaattattttttaaatgtcttgACATTGACAATGATCATGCTGTTGTATCATTTACATTTATCGATACAAATGAGGAtggaaaaataacaattgatgaatttataacaCTTGGAAGAGATTTTTTTGTCAGTGAGGATCATACAAAACCCAGCAAACATTTCTGGGGACCATTGatagattaa
- the LOC122860173 gene encoding paired amphipathic helix protein Sin3a-like — MNGFENGADSSETCTNTLPTNNDNGPRLEVEDALSYLDRVKEVFKNQPDVYTDFLDTIKKFCSREIDTPGVMTRVCHLFRKHPHLFDGFNEFLPDGFKIQVENYPNNNDYHVLITMPGPLLSQNDHGITPQIVTVPSNDHDYSFDEGIVIDNSGDIVYEQQQPPHFIQNKQPCQPVQFSEAMDYVNKIKIHFEKQPEKYQKFLDILHQHQRQQKNNEESLDTNENPLSIYDVYNKVAELFEPGDELLAEFGKFFPD, encoded by the exons ATGAACGGTTTTGAAAATGGAGCTGATTCATCagag acttGTACAAATACCCTGCcaacaaataatgataatggacCACGTTTAGAAGTTGAAGATGCATTATCATATTTGGATAGAGTAAAGgaagtatttaaaaatcagcCAGATGTATATACAGATTTTCttgatacaattaaaaaattttgttcacGTGAAATTGATACACCAGGTGTTATGACAAGAGTATGTCATTTATTTAGAAAACATCCACATTTATTTGATggttttaatgaatttttaccagatggttttaaaattcaagttgaaaattatccaaataataatgattatcatGTATTAATAACAATGCCTGGaccattattatcacaaaatgATCATGGTATAACACCACAAATTGTAACAGTACCATCAAATGATCatgattattcatttgatgaaggaattgttattgataattCTGGTGATATTGTTtatgaacaacaacaaccaccacattttattcaaaataaacaacCATGTCAACCTGTTCAATTTAGTGAAGCCATGGattatgttaataaaattaaa attcattttgaaaaacaaccagaaaaatatcaaaagttttTGGATATtcttcatcaacatcaacgacaacaaaaaaataatgaagaatcTTTGGATACAAATGAAAATCCATTATCAATTTatgatgtttataataaagttGCTGAACTTTTTGAACCTGGTGATGAACTACTTGCTGAATTTGGCAAATTTTTTcctgattaa
- the LOC122860187 gene encoding paired amphipathic helix protein Sin3a-like, which produces MTQRHVYESLEHRGPLDFLAQVRTRFQDNTEDYDDFLDSFRSYYDGEIDEVALITTVGRLFKGHPDLIAGFSTFLPSEYRRLLADTMI; this is translated from the exons ATGACCCAG CGACATGTGTACGAAAGTTTGGAACATCGTGGGCCATTGGATTTCTTGGCACAAGTGAGAACGAGATTTCAAGATAACACCGAAGACTATGACGATTTTTTGGATTCATTTCGTTCATATTACGATGGAGAAATTGATGAAGTTGCATTGATAACTACAGTGGGACGACTATTCAAAGGACATCCAGATTTAATTGCTGgattttctacatttttacCATCGGAATATCGACGACTACTTGCTGATACAATGATATAA
- the LOC122860144 gene encoding putative uncharacterized transmembrane protein DDB_G0290641: MAPKNPCKKIKTHHNDDVKAVTDQSINILDYDSLAAIFMYLPFKERLEIENVCEKWSTASERAWSDIKSFNSEDTEFINKHFKESEKYQDQVETLLHRCGIYIKELSLNRNYDSDIIPVIKKNCHNLLKLELVITDDNDESFEDVFSNMKNLESIKIIHINDDDDYSDEYRNVLESLPETIENIYYDCGDDDSPHISKDFALTVIKFNKLNCLTLRNWKLDEVLIDTLCQKNSITQLNLEYSQLNQSRLPISKLTNLVALNVADMSENGLCDDDMIKIIENCDKIKSLNLRRCKRLTLVSLNKLYRLKNLEKLVLDHTDAKDSVFGVFPNLQRLECVNCSLTDAGIIRVLKNSPLLENLDICWTDMTIETIDYASSISKSRGRKLSLYIDKLFSLKNSELIDKYRSELLNIDDDATEICLQFFCVLFRYLEGRINEYNGVNSSDDEDEDEDEDEDEDEDDDDNHNDDNDDDEDEDDENGYEEDDDKNVRDSNDELNYDEDEDDNESDEDL, from the exons atggcTCCAAAAAAtccttgtaaaaaaattaaaacacatcataatgatgatgttaaaGCAGTGACAGATCAAAGCATAAATATTTTGGATTATGATTCATTGGCAGCAATATTTATGTATCTACCATTTAAAGAAAGGCTGGAAATTGAAAATG tTTGTGAAAAATGGAGCACTGCTAGTGAAAGAGCCTGGAGTGACATCAAGTCATTTAACTCTGAAGAcactgaatttataaataaacattttaaagaaagtgaaaaatatcaagatcAAGTTGAAACATTATTACATCGTTgtggaatatatataaaagaattgtcattaaatagaaattatgaTTCAGATATAATACcagttatcaaaaaaaattgtcataatttattaaaacttgaacTTGTAATaactgatgataatgatgaatctTTTGAAGATGTATTTtccaatatgaaaaatttagaatcaataaaaattattcatataaatgatgatgatgattatagtGATGAATATAGAAATGTTTTAGAAAGTTTACCAgaaactattgaaaatatatattatgattgtggtgatgatgattctCCACATATATCAAAAGATTTTGCACTtactgttattaaatttaataaactaaattgCCTTACTCTTCGTAACTGGAAACTTGATGAAGTATTAATTGATACtttatgtcaaaaaaattcaataacacAACTTAATCTTGAATATTCACAATTAAATCAATCACGTTTaccaatatcaaaattaacaaatttagtAGCTTTAAATGTTGCTGATATGAGTGAAAATGGTTTATGTGATGATgatatgattaaaattatagaaaattgtgataaaattaaatctttaaatttacGTCGTTGCAAAAGATTAACATtagtatcattaaataaactttatcgtttaaaaaatttagaaaaacttGTATTAGATCATACAGATGCAAAAGATTCAGTATTTGGTGTATTTCCAAATTTACAACGTTTAGAATGTGTTAATTGTAGTTTAACTGATGCTGGTATTATtagagtattaaaaaattcaccacttttagaaaatttagatATTTGCTGGACAGATATGACCATTGAGACAATTGATTATGCATCTAGTATATCTAAATCTCGTGGAAGAAAATTAAGtctttatattgataaattattttcattgaaaaatagtgaattgattgataaatatcgtagtgaattattaaatattgatgatgatgcaacTGAAATTTGTTTGCAATTTTTCTGTGTTTTATTTCGTTATTTGGAAGGACGAATTAATGAGTATAATGGAGTTAATAGttctgatgatgaagatgaagatgaggatgaagatgaagatgaagatgaagatgatgatgataatcataatgatgataatgatgatgatgaagatgaggATGATGAAAATGGAtatgaagaagatgatgacAAAAATGTTCGTGATAgtaatgatgaattaaattacgatgaagatgaagatgacaACGAAAGTGATGAAGATTTGTAA
- the LOC122860142 gene encoding cell cycle checkpoint control protein RAD9A, whose amino-acid sequence MKCIVPGANVKVLARAIHALSKIGDEIYVQPQEKSLSFRAVSSSNSAYSDFTFHDTYFSYYNYGDLNEDDVLKCKVPMRGAIAVFKTPSLMDKLIETCHIRLEPNASQLIFILKYKNSVVKTFLLPIIDCEALKASYNKDGLPNILTVQPKVLVEALHNFQQSLVEITLDVKTDTVFMRNYIDETSSSHVTRTQLSLSIGEFDNYTVGENSCVTFCLKELRSILSFAEQVMVPIDITFESAGKPIVFILKNSAFEGNLVLSTLNPIVNDTNDSIMRERRALMKKRGRGIDKRAAGKAKKGSSKISIASTSTTSIVQSILSKDSLADGRTISTTSTRTNVTDKNANKDNDKDKDSLVSSLKSTSIDETKKSNNNSKKTKINEINKTPVIIQESLSPIGTSSSSSSSIITKSRNNNVVPPTISSQNSATSIDMLSGLNRNIAKSTTSSQNSDIPIVTPKIFSLARRSRQSFDADNNNIDNFDDVVPVSPPPAKKAKIIFRKCLQETFDPRFLPGHDELLADDSDDENN is encoded by the exons atgaaatgtaTTGTGCCAGGAGCAAATGTCAAgg taTTGGCAAGAGCAATTCATGCATTATCAAAAATTGGAGatgaaatttatgttcaaCCACAAGAAAAAAGTTTATCATTTCGTGCAGTAAGTTCATCAAATTCAGCATACAGTGATTTTACATTTCATgatacatatttttcatattataattatggTGATTTAAATGAAGATGATGTACTTAAATGTAAAGTACCAATGCGTGGTGCAATTGCTGTATTTAAAACACCAAGTTTAATGGATAAACTTATTGAAACATGTCACATTAGACTTGAGCCAAATGCATCAcaattaatattcatattaaaatataaaaatagtgttgttaaaacatttttattaccaaTTATTGATTGTGAAGCATTAAAAGCATCATATAATAAAGATGGTCTACCAAATATATTAACTGTACAACCAAAAGTACTTGTTGAAGCATTacataattttcaacaatcaTTAGTTGAAATAACACTTGATGTTAAAACAGATACAGTATTTATGCGtaattatattgatgaaaCATCAAGTTCACATGTTACAAGAACACAATTATCATTGTCAATTGgtgaatttgataattatactGTTGGTGAAAATTCATGTgttacattttgtttaaaagaattgagatcaattttatcatttgctGAACAAGTTATGGTACCAATTGATATTACATTTGAAAGTGCTGGTAAaccaattgtatttatattaaaaaattcagcatTTGAAGGTAATTTAgtattatcaacattaaatCCAATTGTTAATGATACAAATGATTCAATTATGAGAGAACGTCGTGCATTAATGAAAAAACGTGGACGTGGAATTGATAAAAGAGCAGCTGGTAAAGCCAAAAAAGGTAGTAGTAAAATTTCTATTGCTagtacatcaacaacaagtaTTGTACAATCAATATTAAGCAAAGATTCATTAGCTGATGGACGTACAATAAGTACAACAAGTACAAGAACAAATGTTACTGATAAAAATGCTAATAAAGATaatgataaagataaagatTCACTTGTATCTAGTTTAAAATCAACAAGTATTGATGAaactaaaaaatcaaataataatagtaaaaaaacaaagataaatgaaattaataaaacaccAGTTATTATTCAAGAAAGTTTATCACCAATtggtacatcatcatcatcatcgtcatcaataattactaaaagtagaaataataatgttgtacCACCAACAATATCATCACAAAATAGTGCAACTTCAATTGATATGCTATCTGGACTTAATAGAAATATTGcaaaatcaacaacatcatcacaaAACAGTGATATTCCAATTGTAAcaccaaaaatattttcacttgCTAGAAGAAGTAGACAAAGTTTTGatgctgataataataatattgataattttgatgatgttgtacCTGTTTCACCACCACCAGCtaaaaaagctaaaattatatttcgtaAATGTCTACAAGAAACATTTGATCCAAGATTTTTACCAGGTCATGATGAGCTACTTGCTGATGattctgatgatgaaaataattaa
- the LOC122860179 gene encoding vacuolar protein sorting-associated protein 29 yields the protein MLVLVLGDLHIPHRCSSLPSKFKKLLVPGRIQHILCTGNLCTKESYDYLKTLASDVHVVRGDFDENLNYPEQKVVTVGQFRIGLSHGHQVVPWGDPESLALIQRQLDVDILISGHTHKFEAYEHENKFYINPGSATGAYNPLDTSVIPSFVLMDIQSSTVVTYVYQLVGDEVKVERIEYKKS from the exons atg cTTGTTCTTGTACTGGGTGATTTACATATACCACATAGATGTAGTAGTTTaccaagtaaatttaaaaaacttttggtACCAGGAAGAATTCAACATATACTATGTACTGGTAATCTTTGTACAAAAGAAtcatatgattatttaaaaacacttgCAAGTGATGTACATGTTGTACGTGGTGATTTTGATGag aatttaaattatccagAACAAAAAGTTGTAACTGTTGGACAATTTAGAATTGGATTGTCACATGGACATCAAGTTGTACCATGGGGTGATCCAGAATCACTTGCATTGATACAACGACAACTTGATGTTGACATATTGATATCTGGTCATACACATAAATTTGAAGCATAtgaacatgaaaataaattttatattaatcctGGTTCAGCAACTGGTGCCTACAATCCACTTGACAC GTCAGTCATtccatcttttgttttaaTGGACATCCAGAGTTCGACTGTTGTCACATATGTTTATCAACTTGTTGGTGATGAAGTCAAGGTCGAAAGAATTGAGTACAAAAAAAGCTAA